In Zingiber officinale cultivar Zhangliang chromosome 8B, Zo_v1.1, whole genome shotgun sequence, a single genomic region encodes these proteins:
- the LOC122014612 gene encoding uncharacterized protein LOC122014612 has translation MLVFLELKHLLLEVLPSPTMVAQGRLLCIQNHLAMVCDSLWAINSMIEIPEMGLLFNYIWHHRFNSPLDVPVEFADWVTDVATAVIDVGELLSRIMYWEASLHFRHVILVELKEMLCDLNSLVLRGSAMGLPRDPMGSMNPLREDYSIVLQNEVVGRHEDLEKLIEIFQQQQLVPSNNNGDDYNPFVIVIDGEERVGKTTLAHMIYHHTWVRQQFHHRIWVDLPPSVSTLEMIKIIGKEFAESINNEEYCDQKLHLELPLQAMWEYINEQLDGSRYLLVLYCLDLNSLISQPEWSELKNILLRVGGPGSAVLVILKSSTQSVSDMSFQNRVKDITTYCLKPLSDDAWLELFKRHAAMTIPPSKRDIVFKGSTFAMPLFQLVGQTYGAKFWGSLGHSIQVEDLFPCEIKDIHMVRNFPFAIVRLLQYHYLLDKDYNVILHILTVEGLIPVEGLSPGWTEIYERFRYGEESTFCFPRKVYLHRKVPGDSTTIPRCCRYLRLEINPRAIPFRLPTMPVEVSKKMIALILREDEATTQEDDKRMTFQVYKKKANETSNYNITSSIQKKANQSSNCNIEVPRQDVGKTRTFAYISCRN, from the coding sequence ATGTTGGTGTTCTTGGAATTGAAGCATCTCTTGCTGGAGGTGCTACCATCGCCTACCATGGTGGCACAAGGCCGCTTGCTGTGTATCCAAAATCACTTGGCCATGGTTTGTGATAGCCTTTGGGCTATCAATTCAATGATCGAAATCCCTGAGATGGGACTGCTGTTTAACTATATTTGGCATCATCGTTTTAATTCGCCTTTAGATGTTCCTGTAGAATTTGCAGATTGGGTGACAGATGTGGCTACAGCAGTTATAGATGTGGGAGAGTTGCTCAGTCGAATCATGTATTGGGAAGCAAGTTTGCACTTTCGCCATGTTATTCTAGTGGAGCTGAAAGAGATGTTGTGCGACTTGAATTCTCTTGTGCTGAGAGGATCTGCAATGGGTCTTCCAAGGGACCCTATGGGTTCTATGAACCCACTCCGAGAAGACTACTCAATTGTCTTACAAAATGAGGTGGTGGGCAGACATGAAGATCTAGAGAAACTCATTGAAATCTTTCAACAACAACAACTAGTACCATCTAACAACAATGGCGATGATTACAACCCCTTTGTTATTGTCATAGATGGCGAAGAAAGGGTTGGGAAGACGACCTTGGCACATATGATCTACCACCACACTTGGGTGCGCCAACAATTTCATCATCGCATTTGGGTGGATCTACCACCCAGTGTTTCGACACTCGAGATGATTAAGATTATCGGAAAAGAATTTGCAGAGTCCATAAACAATGAAGAATACTGTGATCAGAAATTACACCTAGAGCTGCCGTTACAAGCCATGTGGGAATATATTAATGAACAACTCGATGGGAGTAGATACTTGTTGGTGCTTTATTGTCTAGATTTGAATAGTTTGATATCGCAACCAGAATGGAGTGAGTTGAAGAACATCCTGTTGCGTGTGGGCGGGCCTGGAAGTGCAGTCTTAGTCATCCTCAAATCATCAACACAATCAGTGAGTGATATGAGTTTTCAAAATAGGGTAAAGGATATTACAACATACTGCTTGAAACCCTTATCTGATGATGCATGGCTAGAATTATTCAAGAGACACGCAGCAATGACAATCCCCCCATCAAAGCGGGACATAGTATTCAAGGGCAGTACATTTGCTATGCCACTCTTCCAATTGGTTGGTCAAACTTATGGGGCAAAGTTTTGGGGATCGTTAGGCCATAGTATTCAAGTAGAAGATCTCTTTCCTTGTGAAATAAAAGACATTCATATGGTTAGGAATTTTCCATTTGCCATCGTACGATTACTCCAATACCATTATCTACTTGATAAGGATTATAATGTCATCTTACACATATTGACCGTTGAAGGCCTCATACCAGTTGAAGGCCTCTCTCCAGGTTGGACTGAGATCTATGAGAGATTTCGTTATGGAGAAGAATCAACATTCTGTTTTCCAAGGAAGGTATATTTGCATAGGAAGGTTCCAGGAGATTCAACTACTATTCCAAGGTGCTGTCGCTATTTGCGTTTGGAAATTAATCCTAGAGCGATACCATTTCGACTGCCAACCATGCCAGTTGAGGTGAGCAAGAAGATGATAGCATTGATTTTACGAGAAGATGAGGCAACGACACAAGAAGATGATAAAAGAATGACATTTCAAGTATACAAAAAAAAGGCTAATGAAACCAGCAACTACAATATCACTTCAAGTATACAAAAAAAGGCGAACCAAAGCAGCAACTGCAATATCGAAGTTCCTCGACAAGATGTCGGTAAGACTCGTACATTTGCATATATTAGTTGTAGAAACTAG
- the LOC122014210 gene encoding putative disease resistance protein RGA4 yields MIQSLPNEISKLVSLRYLHLSKLEIELLPKSLFDLPNLRILSLLHCKNLQKIPERIHKLKKLQILKLAYCTKLQQLPRSITRLKNLEELNVEGCCFLRKLPEDLVSFKSLRILNVAGCASLSQIPHGIEQSIGLRKLSGIFVGVNEGFELTQLQALTNLHELRLRNIERTEETQTEVLMGQQSLWDLSLHWGGEEKKESSESTTSLQVLEALRPSLQLKRLEIISYKGVEFPTWMSKQQLAGFNSLVEVRLINLKRCATLPSLGQLANLGKLEISGMDLITHLDDAFYGDGDIFPMLTELTFSEMLALEKWYMPKRKYIRYFSKLRQLSLIQCPKLKEINLFMDAAIRIWLNNETIWSVKFCSWHNLQNIQIIEIVGCQELRCLPQGMQRLKRLYKMIINSCNNLTTLVALDSLEELNIYACPVLAFNLAAFTKLRTLTIKGCPKMQM; encoded by the coding sequence ATGATCCAAAGCCTACCAAATGAAATTAGCAAATTGGTTAGCTTGAGATACCTCCATCTTTCAAAGCTTGAGATAGAATTACTTCCGAAATCACTTTTTGACCTACCTAATTTGCGAATTTTAAGTTTGCTTCATTGCAAAAATCTTCAAAAGATACCTGAACGAATCCATAAGCTTAAGAAGTTGCAGATTTTAAAACTAGCTTATTGCACAAAGCTTCAGCAGTTACCAAGATCTATAACAAGACTCAAAAACTTGGAAGAGCTTAATGTGGAAGGTTGTTGTTTTTTGAGGAAGCTACCGGAGGATTTGGTCAGTTTTAAATCACTGAGAATCCTCAACGTTGCAGGATGTGCATCTTTGTCTCAAATTCCCCATGGGATCGAGCAATCAATTGGCCTTCGTAAGTTGTCAGGAATATTTGTTGGTGTCAATGAAGGTTTTGAGCTCACACAGTTGCAAGCTTTAACAAATCTTCATGAATTAAGATTACGAAACATAGAACGAACAGAGGAGACTCAAACTGAAGTGCTGATGGGCCAACAAAGTCTTTGGGACTTGTCATTACATTGGGGTggtgaagaaaaaaaagaaagttctGAATCAACTACATCACTGCAGGTACTCGAAGCTCTTCGACCCAGCTTGCAGCTAAAAAGGCTAGAGATCATTTCTTATAAGGGAGTGGAATTTCCTACTTGGATGAGTAAACAACAACTTGCTGGTTTCAATTCTTTAGTTGAGGTCAGACTCATCAATCTCAAGAGGTGTGCTACGTTACCATCACTTGGTCAGCTTGCTAATCTTGGGAAACTTGAAATAAGTGGCATGGATTTAATAACACACTTAGATGATGCATTCTATGGTGATGGCGACATATTTCCTATGTTAACAGAACTAACTTTCTCAGAAATGCTTGCACTAGAGAAATGGTACATGCCGAAAAGAAAATATATTCGATATTTTTCAAAGCTTAGGCAATTGTCATTAATTCAGTGCCCAAAACTCAAGGAAATAAATCTATTTATGGATGCTGCAATTAGAATTTGGTTGAACAACGAGACAATATGGTCTGTTAAATTTTGCAGTTGGCACAACCTCCAAAACATTCAAATAATAGAGATAGTCGGGTGCCAAGAGCTAAGGTGTCTGCCACAGGGTATGCAAAGGTTGAAGCGTCTATATAAGATGATAATTAACAGCTGTAACAATTTGACGACTTTAGTAGCATTGGATTCACTTGAAGAATTGAACATATATGCTTGCCCAGTGCTAGCATTCAACCTAGCAGCATTTACAAAACTCAGGACGCTTACAATTAAAGGTTGCCCAAAGATGCAAATGTGA